The following DNA comes from Spirulina major PCC 6313.
GAGGAGTCCCGTCCATTGCCAGGTGATGGCGAAATAGAACAGGGTGAGGAGAGTGAAGACCCAGCCGAGGGGATGGCCGGTGGTGAGACCCGCGATCGCTGTCGTCCAGAGGAGAAACACCGCGCTGCCAGAGGTGAGAGCGATCGCGGTCGGCCCCACGATCGCCCCCAATCCGGATCGCCACCGTCCACTCAACCCGACCCCCACGCTCAAACCCAGTACCGCCCCCACAATCGCGGGAATCAACGCCTGATCAAACCAAGTTCCGCCGTAAAAAAAGCCGATTAATATCCCCACGCCGCCACTGCCCACCGCGATGCGATACCGGGAGGGCAGCGCGATCGCCGCCCCCGTCCCCAGACTCACAGTATGCAACGTGATCACTAACATCCCCGCTGTGCCCTGCATCGGTTGTCCCAAAGCTGCGAAGATTAACCCCGTCACAGCTTGGCCCGTGAGCCAAGCCGTGAGGGCGATCGCCGCAATCAGTTGGGCCCATTGCCAGGGCGATCGCCCCAGCCGCGCCCCTCGAAATGTCGCCCCCCGGAGGATCGCGCCGCGAAAATCCGCCCCCCGCAGATCCGCGCCGTGAAAATCGGCATTGGTCAAGGTTTGGCGGCGAAAGGAACGATTTTGTAAATTGGAAGCAGAGGAGGCCATGGAATGACACCGTTAACACGATTCAAACAATTTCTATTTAAATTATGGCGGAGACGAGGGCTGAGTGTGGGAGGTGCGATCGCGCTTCTCATCGCTCTGATCCTTTACACCGTCCCCACGCTCCAACGTCCTCCCCGCACTGACCTCCAGCGGGATCTGTTTCAGGGGGTGCAGTACGATCGCACCGTGCTCGACTCTCCCCGCCCCTTGGTGATCCACACCCTCACCATTGACCTCACCGTCCCCGGTGTGCGCCTCATCGTTTCCCCCGGCGATCCTGACCATCCCGGCCAAACCCGCGCCGCCACCACGACCGACTTTCTGCGCCAATCCCGCGCCCAAATCGCCATCAACGGCAGTTATTTTTACCCCTTTATCGAAAATACGCCGTGGGATTATTTTCCCCATGGGGGCGATCGCGTTTATGTTCTCGGTGAAGCGATCGCCGACGGTATCCCCTACGCCAAGCCCCGCACTGACTGGCATCCGGTCTGTTTTGGCCCTACGCAACGGATGCAGATTTCCGCCGATACCACTTGCCCTCCCGATACTACCCAGGCCCTCGCGGGTCTCCCTCGCCTCCTGATTAGCGGGACATTACCCGATCGCTCCGCCAACCGCAAACCCTACGCCCGCACCATTGCCGCCACCAACGCCACCGGGACAACACTTTGGTTAATCATCGTGGATGGCAAACAACCCTTTTACAGCACAGGGATGACCCTCATGGAGGCGGGCCAATGGGCGCAAGAGTTGGGGGCGACGGATGCGATCGCCCTCGACGGTGGCGGCTCTGCAACTCTGGCCTACGAAACTCCCGATGGCCCTAAACTCCTCAACGCCCCCATCCACACCAAAATCCCCATGACCGAACGCACGATCGCTAATCACATCGGCATCTACACCAAACCCTGGGATTAATGCACCATTTGCCAGGTGAGGGTTTCGCCAGGGTTTAAGGGCACAAGTTCCGAATCGGGGAAGGGTAATGCGGTGGGGATTTGCCAGGGTTTTTTCGTGAGGGTGATCTGTTGAGTATTTCGAGGGAGTTGATAGAAGTCGGGGCCGTGGAAACTGGCGAAGGCTTCGAGGCGATCCAGTGCATCCACACTGTCGAAGGCTTCGGCGTAGAGGGGCAGGGCATGGAAGGCGGTATAACACCCGGCACAACCGCAGGCGGTTTCCTTGCGATCGCGACTATGGGGTGCACTGTCTGTGCCGAGGAAAAATTTGGGATTGCCAGAGGTGGCAGCCTGGAGGAGGGCTTGGCGATGGGGTTCGCGTTTGAGGATCGGGAGGCAGTAAAAATGGGGCGAAATACCGCCTTGAAAGATGCGATTCCGGTTTAACAAAAGATGCTGCGGGGTGATCGTGGCGGCGGTGCGATCGCTCCCGCGCACAAACTCTACTGCGTCGGCGGTGGTGATATGTTCAAGGACGATGCGGAGGCGGGGAACGCGATCGCGCAACGGGATGAGATGGCGATCAATAAAGACTTTTTCGCGATCGAAAATATCCACAGCGGGATCGGTCACTTCGCCATGGAGCAACAATGGCAACCCTAACGCCGCCATGGTTGCAAAGACGCGATCGCACTTCCGAATATCTGTCACCCCGGAATCGGAATTCGTCGTCGCACCGGCGGGGTAATATTTCACCGCTTTGACAAACCCCGATTGTTTCGCCGCTTCGATATCTTCTGGGCGAGTTTGGTCGGTGAGATAGAGGGTCATCAAGGGTTCAAACTGTTGCCCTGGGGGAATCGCGGCGAGAATGCGATCGCGATAGGCCGCCGCCTCGGCCACCGTGCGCACCGGTGGCTTCAGGTTCGGCATCACGATCGCCCGCCCAAACTGCCGCACCGTATCGGGTAAGACCGCCCGCAACGCCGCCCCATCCCGAAGATGTAGATGCCAATCGTCCGGTTGGGTGAGGGTGAGAATGTCCATAGTGCCAATGCTCCGATGAAAAATAGGTAGAGATCCCCCCGGCTGTGCCGACCCCCTTATTAAGGGGGTTTTGGATATTCCCCCCTCCTGCCGCCTGATGAGAGGCAGAGCCTCTGCTACTCATAACCTGGCAGAGCCAGGTCACGAGGGTTAGAGGGGGTTTGGGTGTTCCCCCCCCCTTAAAAAAGGGGGGCGGGGGGGATCTAAACCGTTTGGGTTTGGGTTTGGGGTTGACCTTGGGGCTGGAATTGGAAGAGGGAATAGACCACGTTCCGACGAATATCGATCATCGTTTCGAGGAACATTTCATAACCCTCCTGCTTGTATTCGATCAGCGGATCTTTTTGACCATAACCCCGCAGCCCGATCGACTCCCGCAGCGCATCCATGGCTTGGAGGTGTTCCCGCCAGAGGGTATCAATTTGCTGCAAGATGAAGAACCGCTCCGCCTGGCGCATCAGGCCGGGCTGGATTTTGTCGATTTGGTGTTCTTTGAGGTCGTAGGCTTTGCGGACTTCTTCATGGAGGAAAGTTTTAATTTCCCCGATCGTCATGTCTTCGAGGTGTTTCGGCTCTAGATCGGCAAGAAGGTAGATAAACTCCTTGGTTTTGCCAACGAGGTCATTGAGCTTCCATTCTTCGGGGGGAAGTTCTGGGTTAGTGTAAGCGTCGGTGATGTCGTCCATAGTGCGCTCAGCGTAGCCGATCACTTGTTCTTTGAGGTCGAAGCCTTCGAGAACGCGGCGACGCTCGGCATAGATGGCGCGGCGTTGGTTGTTCATCACTTCGTCGTACTCGAACACCTGTTTCCGGGTGTCGTAGTAGAAGGTTTCTACTTTTTTCTGGGCACCTTCGAGGGAACGGGTCAGCATCCCGGATTCGATGGGCATATCTTCTTCGACGCGGAAGGCATTCATCAGGCCGGCGACGCGATCGCCCCCAAAAATCCGCAACAAATTATCCTGCAAACTGAGGAAAAATTTCGTCGAACCGGGGTCACCCTGACGACCGGCACGGCCCCGCAATTGGTTATCAATCCGGCGGGATTCGTGGCGTTCGGTGCCGATGACATGGAGGCCGCCCAGTTGAATCACTTCGTCGTGCTCTTTGCCGGTGAGGGCTTCGTATTCGCGGCGGATCGTGTTGTAGACTTCCCGCAGTTTTTCCAGCACCGGATCATCAACGGGGGCATTTTCAGCGGCGATCGCAATCTTCTCTTCGGCTTCCAATTCCGGCATACTCTGTTCACCGTACTGCTGCACTGCCAGGGCCACCACATCCTTGAGCATCGTTTTCGCCTGACTGGACAACTCCGTCGGGAAAATATCCGAAGATGCTTTCCAAGTTTTTGGCGGCTTAGCCTCATCCCCGAAGCCAGGGGCGGATTTCCGTTTCCCCTTCGCCCCCGGCACACTGACCATCAATTCCTTGTCTTCGGGCATGACAATCTTGGGCATCAGGTATTCCCGCACCTTGAGGCGGGCCATATAGTCCGAGTTCCCCCCCAAAATAATATCCGTCCCGCGACCCGCCATATTGGTTGCGATCGTCACCGCCCCTTTACGACCCGCTTGGGCGACAATTTCCGATTCCCGCTCCACATTTTCCGGCCGCGCATTGAGGAGATTATGGGGAATCTGCAACCCTTGCAGCAACTTCGCAAGGACTTCCGACTTTTCAACGCTCGTCGTCCCCACCAACACCGGGCGGCCCAGTTCGTGCATCTCTTTGCATTCCATCGCCACCGCTTGCCACTTCGCCTCTTCCGTCTTATAGACCACATCCGCCATATCAAAGCGACGGGTGGGCAAGTTGGTGGGAATAATCGTCACTTGGAGGTCATAGATTTTTTCAAATTCCGCCTCTTCTGTTTTCGCCGTCCCCGTCATCCCCGCCAATTTCGGATAGAGCAGGAAGAAGTTTTGATAGGTAATCGTGGCGAGGGTTTGGGTTTCATTTTGAATCTTCACCCCTTCTTTGGCCTCGATCGCTTGGTGCAGACCATCACTCCAGCGGCGACCCTTCAACACCCGGCCGGTAAATTCATCCACAATCACAATCTCGTCATCGCGCACGATGTAGTTCACATCGGGGATGAAGAGTTCTTTCGCTTTAATCGCGTTGAAAATATAATGCGCCCAAGGATCTTCGGGGTCGTAAAGATCCGTCACGCCGAGCAGTTCCTCCGCTTTGGCAAAGCCTTCGTCATTGAGCAAGACGTTACGGGCTTTTTCATCGACTTCGTATTCCCCGGTTCCCTCTTCTTCGTTTTGGGGGAAGAGTTGGCGGGCAATTTCGGCGGCGCGGAGATATTTTTCCGTGGGGCGTTCCACTTGGCCGGAAATAATCAACGGGGTGCGGGCTTCGTCGATCAGCACGGAATCCACTTCGTCGATCACACAGTAGTTAAAGGGCCGCTGTACCACGTCATCCATGGCGGTGGCCATGTTGTCGCGCAGATAATCAAACCCCAGTTCGCTGTTGGTGGCGTAGGTGACATCACAGGCGTAGTTTTTCTTGCGTTCGGCGGGACTCATCCCCGCTTGGATCAAGCCGACGCTGAGGCCAAGGAAGCGGTGAATTTGTCCCATCCATTCGGCATCACGGCGGGCGAGGTAGTCGTTGACGGTGACGACATGGACACCGTGACCGCTGAGGGCGTTGAGGTAGGCGGGGAGGGTGGAGACGAGGGTTTTTCCTTCCCCGGTGCGCATTTCGGCGATTTGGCCGCTGTGGAGTACCATGCCGCCGATCAGTTGTACGTCGAAGTGACGCATGCCCAAGACGCGCAGGCCGGTTTCACGAACGACGGCGAAGGCTTCGGGGAGGATATCATCAAGGATATCGCTGCGTTCTAAGTCGGTGCGAGCTTTGGCGAGTTGCTCTTTAAATTCAAAGGTTTTGCCCCGCAGTTCATCATCGGATAGGGCTTGAATGTCCTCTTCGATGGCGTTGACATCGGCCACAAGGGGTTGAAATTTTTTGAGTTTGCGAGTGTTGGGATCGCCAAATAAGTTTTTAAACATACCTCTTAAAACAGCCCCATGGGTGAGCGGTGGTTTTCGATTATAAAACGGTGATGTGGGCAATGGAGCGCGTTGAGTCTTGTTGCGCTGTCACTACGGCCTACAGATAACCATGGTATCATCATGGGCTTTGAGTGCAGGGGGCGATCGCAGGGTTAGCGGCAGGGTCTTGGGGTGATAGGTAAATGAGCAAGATGCAGATTGATACAGCAACGATCATTGACGGATATTCCCAGGGCTATTTTCTGATGGCGGATGAGCAGGAGGAGTTGGGCTGGTATACGAGCCAGAAGCGGGCGCTGATTCCCTTAGATGAGCGGTTTCGGTTTCCAAAGTCGTTGCGGCGATCGCTGAATCAAAATCGTTTCACGGTGGCGATTGATCGGGATTTTGCGGCGGTCTGTGCAGGCTGTGCGGCGCGGGAAACAACTTGGATCTCGCCGGAACTGCAAGACATTTATTTCCAGTTGCACCGGGCGGGCTGGGCCCATAGTTTTGAAACCTGGCAGGGCGATCGCCTCGCAGGGGGGATTTTGGGGTTGGCGATTCGGGGGGCCTTTATTGGCGAGTCGATGTTTTTTCACATCCCGGAGGGGTCGAAGGTGGCGATGGTGAAGCTGGTGGAACATTTGCGATCGCGCCAGTTCACGCTGTTTGATGCCCAACTCCAAAACCCCCATTTGGAACGTTTCGGAGCCTATGTGGTGGGCGATCGCGCCTATCAAGTCCTGTTACAGCGAGCCCTAGCCCAACCCTGCCGCTTCGTATAACGCCTCACACATTCCCATCATCGAACAACGCATCCAAGTCGCGATATGCACTCACCACCCGCAAAATTTCCACCCCATCCCTCACAAGCTGATACAAAATGATATAGCCCTCCAACGGAAGCCCCCACAATCCCGATAATAACTTCGCTAAATCGGGAACTACACATCCAGCAACTTAGACAAGGGGCTTAAGCCCCTTGTTCTGTGGCTGTAAGTTAGAAAATTGGGATAAGATCCTTATGCTAGTTCCACTTGACCTAATAAAGATGTCAAGAATTCCTTAGCTTGACTAAACTTTTGAGACAATAATTCATTTAGATTAGGTACATCTTGACCTTCATACACACGCTTTGTGTAGTCTTCCATGACAGCTATCCAAATAGCGGCAAGAACAATTGTTGAAAATGTTGCTTCTAGTGCCGACAAGACATTTAGGGCAGGAAGATTTGCGATAAGATTCACACCTGAAAGCTGTTGTAAAATTTCAATAATATTTTCTTTGAATGGAATGATTTCTGCGTTTTGTCCGATAATGGAAACGACGTGATCCAAGATCTGTTGCACACTTTGTATGTTGTTATAATCTAATCCTGGTAGATGAGATAAGACGTTTTCCATGATTCCGTCAAACATTGCGAAAAAACTGTAAATCCCAGCCACTTGTAGCAGTTGTTTAATATCTTTTTTGGAAAAACTATGTCCAAAATTTTTGGTGATGTCGTGGAGCATCCAAACTTGCAATCCTGCTGAAAACTTGGATTTCACAAATGGAGCGAATTGCGCTCCGATAACACCAGTTAAACCTAAAGCACACCAATGTACGGCAACAATTTTCTTTTGTCTGATTGCATTTTGGATGGCTCGCTCAGCAATTTCATTCAACAAAGTCTCTGTTTCATGTAATAAATTCTGACAACCATGCTGCTTAACATTGCCGCGTACTGTTGGTGTTGGCTCTGCCATCACTGAAGAAGTATTGCGAATGCATTGAGTCTCTTGCAGTAAGTTTCTGAGATTTTTGTCTTTCTTATCAAGTGATTTTGTAATAACAGCGATTACAGGGACTAGGTCAGAGACATCTTGAATCCATTTATTATCAATGTCTGCTTGTCTTGTCACTTGAGAGTTTACACAATACCAAACTACATGAATTTGATCCTTGGGTTCAAGCTTATTTTGCTTTTTAATGAAATCAATAATTTGTTTTTTGCCTGACTCGGTTTTTTTATTTTTCCACTCTAACCCTGGAGAGTCATAAAGACAAAATGGCAATTGTGAATGCTTATATGCTTTAATCTCAGACGTTACGTTATTACTGATTGAATCGCCAACATTAAGCAATGTTTGTATGAGTGTACTCTTGCCAACACCTGTGTCACCAATTAAGAGAATATTGCATTGCTTGATTCTTCGCATTGCTTCTGGAAACCTTAGTCCAAATTGAAGTGTCATGATTTACTGTTTCATCGTACTTGAATTATAAATAGACTTTACCCGATAACCTGATTGATTGACAAAACTTTGAAACACCTTGCTTCATAAGCATTTCAGCGATCACTCCTATAAAAGGCTATGATCTAGTGCTGGTAAGGCTTCTGCTGATTTATATACAGTGCCAAGATACTGTCCGATCAGGGGACTTCGACCACAAAACGCTGAAGTCTATGTATAGTGGGGGATTTCGAGATTCAGATATGAT
Coding sequences within:
- the secA gene encoding preprotein translocase subunit SecA — encoded protein: MFKNLFGDPNTRKLKKFQPLVADVNAIEEDIQALSDDELRGKTFEFKEQLAKARTDLERSDILDDILPEAFAVVRETGLRVLGMRHFDVQLIGGMVLHSGQIAEMRTGEGKTLVSTLPAYLNALSGHGVHVVTVNDYLARRDAEWMGQIHRFLGLSVGLIQAGMSPAERKKNYACDVTYATNSELGFDYLRDNMATAMDDVVQRPFNYCVIDEVDSVLIDEARTPLIISGQVERPTEKYLRAAEIARQLFPQNEEEGTGEYEVDEKARNVLLNDEGFAKAEELLGVTDLYDPEDPWAHYIFNAIKAKELFIPDVNYIVRDDEIVIVDEFTGRVLKGRRWSDGLHQAIEAKEGVKIQNETQTLATITYQNFFLLYPKLAGMTGTAKTEEAEFEKIYDLQVTIIPTNLPTRRFDMADVVYKTEEAKWQAVAMECKEMHELGRPVLVGTTSVEKSEVLAKLLQGLQIPHNLLNARPENVERESEIVAQAGRKGAVTIATNMAGRGTDIILGGNSDYMARLKVREYLMPKIVMPEDKELMVSVPGAKGKRKSAPGFGDEAKPPKTWKASSDIFPTELSSQAKTMLKDVVALAVQQYGEQSMPELEAEEKIAIAAENAPVDDPVLEKLREVYNTIRREYEALTGKEHDEVIQLGGLHVIGTERHESRRIDNQLRGRAGRQGDPGSTKFFLSLQDNLLRIFGGDRVAGLMNAFRVEEDMPIESGMLTRSLEGAQKKVETFYYDTRKQVFEYDEVMNNQRRAIYAERRRVLEGFDLKEQVIGYAERTMDDITDAYTNPELPPEEWKLNDLVGKTKEFIYLLADLEPKHLEDMTIGEIKTFLHEEVRKAYDLKEHQIDKIQPGLMRQAERFFILQQIDTLWREHLQAMDALRESIGLRGYGQKDPLIEYKQEGYEMFLETMIDIRRNVVYSLFQFQPQGQPQTQTQTV
- a CDS encoding phosphodiester glycosidase family protein → MTPLTRFKQFLFKLWRRRGLSVGGAIALLIALILYTVPTLQRPPRTDLQRDLFQGVQYDRTVLDSPRPLVIHTLTIDLTVPGVRLIVSPGDPDHPGQTRAATTTDFLRQSRAQIAINGSYFYPFIENTPWDYFPHGGDRVYVLGEAIADGIPYAKPRTDWHPVCFGPTQRMQISADTTCPPDTTQALAGLPRLLISGTLPDRSANRKPYARTIAATNATGTTLWLIIVDGKQPFYSTGMTLMEAGQWAQELGATDAIALDGGGSATLAYETPDGPKLLNAPIHTKIPMTERTIANHIGIYTKPWD
- the aat gene encoding leucyl/phenylalanyl-tRNA--protein transferase — encoded protein: MQIDTATIIDGYSQGYFLMADEQEELGWYTSQKRALIPLDERFRFPKSLRRSLNQNRFTVAIDRDFAAVCAGCAARETTWISPELQDIYFQLHRAGWAHSFETWQGDRLAGGILGLAIRGAFIGESMFFHIPEGSKVAMVKLVEHLRSRQFTLFDAQLQNPHLERFGAYVVGDRAYQVLLQRALAQPCRFV
- a CDS encoding GTPase, coding for MTLQFGLRFPEAMRRIKQCNILLIGDTGVGKSTLIQTLLNVGDSISNNVTSEIKAYKHSQLPFCLYDSPGLEWKNKKTESGKKQIIDFIKKQNKLEPKDQIHVVWYCVNSQVTRQADIDNKWIQDVSDLVPVIAVITKSLDKKDKNLRNLLQETQCIRNTSSVMAEPTPTVRGNVKQHGCQNLLHETETLLNEIAERAIQNAIRQKKIVAVHWCALGLTGVIGAQFAPFVKSKFSAGLQVWMLHDITKNFGHSFSKKDIKQLLQVAGIYSFFAMFDGIMENVLSHLPGLDYNNIQSVQQILDHVVSIIGQNAEIIPFKENIIEILQQLSGVNLIANLPALNVLSALEATFSTIVLAAIWIAVMEDYTKRVYEGQDVPNLNELLSQKFSQAKEFLTSLLGQVELA
- a CDS encoding pentapeptide repeat-containing protein — encoded protein: MASSASNLQNRSFRRQTLTNADFHGADLRGADFRGAILRGATFRGARLGRSPWQWAQLIAAIALTAWLTGQAVTGLIFAALGQPMQGTAGMLVITLHTVSLGTGAAIALPSRYRIAVGSGGVGILIGFFYGGTWFDQALIPAIVGAVLGLSVGVGLSGRWRSGLGAIVGPTAIALTSGSAVFLLWTTAIAGLTTGHPLGWVFTLLTLFYFAITWQWTGLLETAIAQYGGTFFQNADVTGADFSHVQGGLVHWEGAIGAPNPNPIQTSVSPG
- the pyrC gene encoding dihydroorotase, whose protein sequence is MDILTLTQPDDWHLHLRDGAALRAVLPDTVRQFGRAIVMPNLKPPVRTVAEAAAYRDRILAAIPPGQQFEPLMTLYLTDQTRPEDIEAAKQSGFVKAVKYYPAGATTNSDSGVTDIRKCDRVFATMAALGLPLLLHGEVTDPAVDIFDREKVFIDRHLIPLRDRVPRLRIVLEHITTADAVEFVRGSDRTAATITPQHLLLNRNRIFQGGISPHFYCLPILKREPHRQALLQAATSGNPKFFLGTDSAPHSRDRKETACGCAGCYTAFHALPLYAEAFDSVDALDRLEAFASFHGPDFYQLPRNTQQITLTKKPWQIPTALPFPDSELVPLNPGETLTWQMVH